The genomic window ATGATGCGCTCGCGGCGCTCCACCTGCTGCTGGTGCCGGAAGGCGCTCTCCGCGATCTCCTTCTGTGGGTAGCCCTCCTCCACCGCGCGCAGGATGCCGCCGAGGTTCCAGATGCGCTCGATGTACTCCATGGCGCGCTTCTCGACCTCGTCGGTCAGGTGCTCCACGAAGTAGCTGCCCGCGAGCGGGTCCACCACGCGGGTCACGCCGCTCTCGTGGGCGATGAGCTGCTGCGTGCGCAGCGCGATGGTGACGGCCTCTTCGGTCGGCAGCGCGTAGGTCTCGTCGAGCGAGTTGGTGTGCAGGCTCTGGGTTCCGCCCAGCACGGCCGCGAGCGCCTGCAGCGCGGTGCGCACCACGTTGTTGTACGGCTGCTGGGCGGTGAGCGACACGCCGGCCGTCTGCGAGTGCGCCTTGAGCGTGAGCGAGCGCGGATCGCGGGCGCCGTACTTGTCGCGCATCACCTTGGCCCAGATGCGGCGGGCAGCGCGGAGCTTGGCGATCTCCTCGAAGAAGTCGTTGTGGATGTCCCAGAAGAAGCTGAGCTTGGGCGCGAAGTCGTCGACCTTCATGCCGCGCGCCATGCACTCCTCGACGTAGCCGAAGCCGTCGCTGAGCGTGAACGCCAGCTCCTGTACCGCCGTCGCTCCCGCCTCGCGGATGTGGTACCCGCTGATGGAGACCGGGTGCCACTTCGGCAGGTGCTTGGAGCAGTACTCGATCAGGTCGATCAAGATGCGCACGGCCGGCCGCGGCCCGACGATCCACTCCTTCTGGGCGATGTACTCCTTGAGGATGTCGGCCTGGATGGTGCCGCCGAGCTTCTCGCGCGAGACGCCCTGCTTCTCCGCCACCGCCACGTACATGGCCATGGCGATGATCGCCGTGGCGTTGATGGTCATGGAGGTGGTGACCTTGTTGAGCGGGATGCCGTCGAACAAGACCTCCATGTCCTTCAAGCTGGAGATGGCCACGCCCTCTTTGCCGACCTCGCCCAGCGACATGGGGTGGTCGCAGTCGTAGCCCATCAGCGCGGGCATATCGAAGGCCGTGGAGAGGCCCATCATTCCCTGGCTGAGGAGGTACTTGAACCGCTTGTTGGTGTCCTCCGGCGTGCCGAAGCCGGCGAACTGGCGCATGGTCCAGAAGCGCCCGCGGTACATGCTGGGTTGCACACCGCGCGTGTACGGGAACTGCCCGGGCAGGCCGAGGTCGTCGGGGCTCGCGTTGGCGCGGTCGACGGCGGTGTAGAGGTGCGCGAGCGGAATCCCCGAGTCGGTCTCGAACGTGGGCTGACGCAGCGGCATCTTGGAGAGCGTCTTCGCGAGGTCTTCCTGGCTCCAGCGCGCGACGTCGGCCGCGAGCTTCTTCACCGCGGCCGGGTCGAAGATGCCCTTCGACTTCTTGGCGACTGGCTTCTGCTTGGGCCGCAGCTCGCGGACGTTCGACGGAGCCTTGGTTCGCTTCGCCGCCGGCCGCGCGACCTTCTTGGCCTTCGCAGCGGGCTTCTTCTTCGGGGTCGGACGCTTGGCCATGGCAATCTCCGCTCGTCCCTCGGGGAGATAGCACCCGGGGTGAGGCCCGGCAATCGGCGCTGGGAATCGCCTCCCACAAACGAATTCTAGCTGCGAGCGCGGACCGGTGCGCCGGCGCCCGCGCTCGCCACCTGATCGCGCAAGAGCTCGTAGGCGCCGCGCGGATCGCGGATGCCCCGGAGCACCACGCCGGGCGCGTTCGGATCATCGCGATCGGAGAGCTGCAGCGTGCCAATGCCGAGCAGCTTCTGCCCGAACGTCTGCTCGAAGTGCACCTCTGCCACGCGCCAGAGGTCGAGCGTCTCCATCTTGGTGCCCACGATGCCGGTCTCGATCTCGAGCTGGCCCGGGAAGAGCCGATAGTGCGTGCTCCGCAGCCGCGCGCGCTTCACCAGCAGCACCGGAATGCCAATCACCACGAGGCAGAGCACGCCCCAGAGCACGAACGGCCAGAACTCGCTCTTCCACGAGGGCGTCTGCTGCCAGAGCGGCGTCTTGCCCGGCGCGCTCACCTGGCGCTCCCGCGCTGCTTGTCCTTGGGCGTGACGCAGGTGCCCACCGCGCGGCAGACGACGATCGGCTCCTTCAGTACCTCGGCCGCCGAATTAGATATATCGGGACGAGGGACGATCACCTTGCGCGCCTCGAACTTCATCTTGCGCGAGGTGTTGCCCACGTTGACCAGCTCGCCCTCGGCCTCGACGTAGTCGCCGGCGTAAACCGGGGCGAGGAACTCCACCGACTCGTAGGCGCGGAAGAGGCCCTCGTCGCCGTCCTGGCGGATGAGGAGCTCGGTGGCCACGTCGCCGAAGAGGGCCAGCATGCGCGCGCCGTCGACGAGGTTGCCGCCGTAGTGGGCGTCGGCCTGGCTCATGCGCAGGCGGATTTGCACCTTCATGTCTCGCTCCTAGAACGCGCGCTTCTTCACCTTGGCCACCGAGTCCACGCACACCCGCTGCAGCTCGCCCTCGCGCACCTCGGTGAGCGGGCAGACGAAGTAGTCGCCCTCGGCGGAGTGATCCAAATCCACGGCGGTGCGAACCTCGCCGGGCAGCCAGGGCGTATCGCCCTTCATGGCCGTATCTTCGACGCCGAGCTGGCGCGTGGTGCCGTCGATCTCCAGGCGAAACGCAGGCACGCCGGTGGTCTGGCGGAGCATGCCGTGCACCTTGAAGCACTGGCCCACGAGCTTGCTCGAGCCCTTGCAGGCGGGCTTGGGCGGGCCGGCGTTGGTTGGGGCCTTGGGCTTGGGGTGCGGCTTGGCCTTGGTGACGGTGAGCGCGAGGGCGAGGACCAGTGGGCTCATGTGCAGCTCTCGTCGACCAGGATGCAGCGGCCGCCGTCGGGCGCGGGCTCTTCGCTGAGCAGCTTGGCGCCGCTCGGGCACGAACCGCCGCACTCTACCGTGATCAGGCACCCGCCGTCGGCGAGATCGCTCCGGCAGGAGACCGAGCTGCAGCCCGTCGTCGCGAAGGATACGGATATCGCTATCGCGAGCGCCCAGCGGCCAGCGCTCACGCCGGCTTCCCGCCCTTCTGGATGAGGTGCTCGACGATGTAGTTGGCCACTTCGCTGGGCTTGGTGCCCGGGCCGAAGCCAGCGTCGAAGCCGAGCTCGAGGGCGAGCTTGTGGTCCACGCGCGGGCCGCCGAGCAGCAAGATGGTCTTGCCGTGGATGCCTTTGGCTTTTGCCTTCTCGATGAAGTCGCGCGAGTTGTCCTTGTGCACGTCGCGCTGGGTGACGACCTGCGAAATCAAGATCGCGTCGGCCTTGCCGGCCATCGCCTGCTCGAGCAGCGACTCGTTGGGCACCTGCGAGCCGAGGTTGTGCGCGTCGAACCAGGGGTAGCGCTCGAGGCC from Deltaproteobacteria bacterium includes these protein-coding regions:
- a CDS encoding PH domain-containing protein, which codes for MSAPGKTPLWQQTPSWKSEFWPFVLWGVLCLVVIGIPVLLVKRARLRSTHYRLFPGQLEIETGIVGTKMETLDLWRVAEVHFEQTFGQKLLGIGTLQLSDRDDPNAPGVVLRGIRDPRGAYELLRDQVASAGAGAPVRARS
- a CDS encoding 3-aminobutyryl-CoA ammonia lyase, with the translated sequence MKVQIRLRMSQADAHYGGNLVDGARMLALFGDVATELLIRQDGDEGLFRAYESVEFLAPVYAGDYVEAEGELVNVGNTSRKMKFEARKVIVPRPDISNSAAEVLKEPIVVCRAVGTCVTPKDKQRGSAR
- a CDS encoding methylmalonyl-CoA mutase family protein; this encodes MPLRQPTFETDSGIPLAHLYTAVDRANASPDDLGLPGQFPYTRGVQPSMYRGRFWTMRQFAGFGTPEDTNKRFKYLLSQGMMGLSTAFDMPALMGYDCDHPMSLGEVGKEGVAISSLKDMEVLFDGIPLNKVTTSMTINATAIIAMAMYVAVAEKQGVSREKLGGTIQADILKEYIAQKEWIVGPRPAVRILIDLIEYCSKHLPKWHPVSISGYHIREAGATAVQELAFTLSDGFGYVEECMARGMKVDDFAPKLSFFWDIHNDFFEEIAKLRAARRIWAKVMRDKYGARDPRSLTLKAHSQTAGVSLTAQQPYNNVVRTALQALAAVLGGTQSLHTNSLDETYALPTEEAVTIALRTQQLIAHESGVTRVVDPLAGSYFVEHLTDEVEKRAMEYIERIWNLGGILRAVEEGYPQKEIAESAFRHQQQVERRERIIVGVNDFQTESAPIPLLKVDDSVAHAQQERLRQVKASRSEPAVKETLSKVELACRNGQNLFEPVLEAVKAYATLGEISDVFRKVWGAYRETGTF